The Candidatus Poribacteria bacterium genome has a window encoding:
- a CDS encoding cohesin domain-containing protein produces the protein MIKKTLVSIFSTFLLISIPYLPNTFAQNYTKWNLPEGVKVRLGKGWISGDIAYSPDGTRLAVSSSIGIWIYDANTYAEVALFTEHTQPVNSVAYSPDGKMLVSGSADNTVRLWNAHTGQLLNTLEEHTGDVTSVAFSPNGKMFVSGSRDNTARLWDTDTGQLLRTFRMIPKNYIVFSGSFDVNSVAFSPDGKFLATGSDNAIRLWDVNTGERLASSGVDVGYAVTFSSDDVTLASAEGRGGVKLWGARTGKHWQTLRGHTGGVYSVAFSPDGKILASGGADREIRLWDARTGVHLRTLERHTSPILSMSFSPNGRTLASASWTEVRFWNTNTNIQKHIIEGHTRSIYSVAISPDGSIFASGYEDGTIMLSDPHSGQHRHTFIGHSGKVNALAFSPDGSTLASGGGERWGQVKLWDTRTWEHLHTLTGHKGAVLSVAFSPDSSMIASGAADSETTQLWNVSKQIRLWNVRTGKHLHTLRTSKTGYAYSVAFSPDGMTLASGGSGNTIQLWDVRTGRLLQTLLNKNNSFDNNRIYSVAFSPDGSTLASGDRDYMIRLWNPRSGEFLRTLKAHKNPVISIVYSPDGNTLASTCWRNIIFWDTHTGELTRVILAHTGYINSIAFSPDGSTLMSGSGDGTVMLWDLTPSDIPDTTPSPPATPNTTVSLSPSPVQSPAIGQQLTLSLKIAKGEDVAGYQATVEFDATTLRYVESTNGDYLPKGAFFVPPVSEGNTVTLASTALGGKSDGSGTLATITFEVVAAKASTVRLSDVLLTDSEGGSSTPQIENADITEPPKLPEDVNKDGVVNIIDLTLVASSFGKSGQNSADVNGDGIVNIIDLTLVAAAFGNTAAAPEVWSRHTEVTPTREQVEQWLHQARQMNLTDSTFQRGLLMLERLLATLTPKETALLPNYPNPFNPETWIPYQLAESADVSISIYAADGTLVRTLALGYQAVGIYESRSHAAYWDGKNALGEPVASGVYFYRFTAGDFSATRKMLIRK, from the coding sequence ATGATAAAGAAAACGTTAGTTTCTATATTTTCAACGTTCCTGCTCATATCAATTCCATACCTACCCAACACCTTTGCCCAAAATTATACAAAATGGAATTTACCCGAAGGAGTGAAAGTGCGCCTCGGTAAAGGGTGGATTTCGGGTGATATCGCGTATTCACCGGACGGTACGCGGCTTGCGGTGTCAAGTTCTATCGGTATTTGGATATATGATGCAAACACTTATGCTGAAGTTGCATTGTTCACCGAACATACCCAACCGGTCAATTCCGTGGCTTATTCCCCGGATGGCAAAATGCTTGTCAGCGGAAGTGCCGACAACACGGTTCGGTTATGGAATGCACACACCGGACAACTCTTGAATACCCTTGAAGAGCATACGGGTGATGTCACTTCTGTGGCGTTTTCTCCCAACGGCAAAATGTTTGTCAGCGGAAGCCGCGATAATACAGCTCGACTGTGGGATACCGATACAGGTCAGCTCCTACGCACCTTTAGGATGATACCAAAAAACTATATTGTTTTCTCTGGCTCATTTGACGTTAACTCAGTAGCATTCTCTCCGGATGGCAAATTTCTTGCTACTGGAAGTGATAATGCCATTCGGCTGTGGGATGTCAACACTGGGGAACGTTTGGCAAGTTCTGGTGTAGACGTGGGCTATGCTGTTACGTTTTCTTCTGATGATGTTACACTTGCTAGCGCAGAGGGTAGAGGCGGAGTTAAATTGTGGGGGGCACGTACTGGAAAACATTGGCAGACTCTCCGTGGTCACACGGGTGGTGTTTATTCTGTAGCGTTTTCTCCAGACGGTAAAATACTTGCGAGTGGAGGAGCTGACCGGGAGATTCGTCTCTGGGATGCACGCACTGGGGTACATCTTCGGACTTTAGAGAGACACACATCTCCTATTTTAAGTATGTCGTTCAGCCCAAATGGGCGCACACTTGCAAGTGCAAGTTGGACAGAGGTTAGATTTTGGAATACGAACACAAACATACAAAAGCATATCATTGAAGGGCATACGCGATCTATTTATAGCGTAGCCATCTCGCCCGATGGTAGCATATTTGCAAGTGGGTATGAAGATGGTACAATTATGTTATCGGATCCCCATTCAGGACAACATAGGCACACCTTTATAGGGCATTCTGGGAAGGTTAATGCTCTTGCTTTCTCACCCGATGGCAGTACTCTTGCTTCTGGCGGGGGTGAGCGCTGGGGACAGGTTAAGCTCTGGGATACCCGCACTTGGGAACACCTACACACTCTCACTGGACATAAAGGCGCAGTTTTGTCTGTTGCATTCTCGCCCGACAGTAGTATGATCGCCAGCGGGGCAGCAGATTCAGAAACCACCCAACTCTGGAACGTGTCTAAACAGATTCGCTTGTGGAATGTACGTACCGGCAAACACCTACATACTCTTAGAACCAGTAAGACAGGCTATGCTTATTCCGTGGCATTTTCTCCCGATGGCATGACCCTTGCCAGCGGTGGTAGCGGCAATACGATCCAATTGTGGGATGTACGCACTGGGCGCCTCCTACAGACACTACTGAATAAGAATAACAGTTTTGATAATAATAGGATTTATTCCGTAGCATTTTCTCCTGATGGCAGCACACTCGCTAGTGGGGACAGAGACTATATGATCCGATTGTGGAATCCTCGTTCAGGAGAATTCCTGCGTACCCTTAAAGCACATAAGAATCCAGTTATTTCTATCGTGTATTCTCCGGATGGTAACACACTCGCTAGTACATGCTGGAGGAACATCATATTCTGGGATACCCACACTGGAGAACTAACGCGCGTCATTCTAGCACATACGGGTTATATTAATTCTATAGCATTTTCCCCAGATGGGAGTACACTTATGAGTGGAAGCGGCGATGGAACTGTGATGCTGTGGGATCTCACTCCTTCTGACATCCCAGATACTACACCAAGCCCTCCGGCCACACCAAACACAACTGTAAGTCTATCACCTTCCCCGGTGCAGTCACCTGCTATTGGACAACAACTTACACTGTCTCTCAAAATCGCAAAAGGAGAAGATGTCGCAGGTTATCAGGCAACCGTGGAATTCGATGCCACTACCCTCCGCTATGTGGAGAGCACCAACGGAGACTATCTTCCCAAAGGTGCGTTCTTTGTGCCACCTGTCTCCGAAGGAAATACCGTTACCCTTGCATCAACGGCTCTCGGTGGCAAAAGCGATGGAAGCGGCACACTGGCAACAATAACGTTTGAGGTCGTCGCTGCCAAAGCTTCCACTGTACGTTTATCAGATGTGTTATTAACGGATAGTGAGGGTGGTAGTTCAACGCCACAAATAGAAAACGCTGATATTACTGAACCTCCGAAACTGCCAGAGGATGTCAATAAGGATGGTGTCGTCAACATCATCGATCTAACGCTGGTTGCGTCAAGCTTCGGCAAGAGTGGTCAAAACAGTGCGGATGTCAATGGTGATGGTATCGTCAATATTATTGATTTGACTTTGGTCGCCGCCGCATTCGGGAACACAGCCGCCGCACCTGAAGTATGGAGTCGCCATACTGAGGTCACTCCTACAAGAGAACAAGTCGAACAGTGGTTGCATCAAGCGAGGCAGATGAACTTGACAGATTCAACTTTCCAGCGCGGACTTCTGATGCTGGAGCGGCTTCTCGCCACCCTGACCCCCAAAGAGACAGCACTTCTACCGAACTATCCGAACCCGTTCAATCCAGAGACATGGATTCCATATCAATTGGCGGAGTCTGCGGATGTCAGCATTTCCATCTACGCTGCGGATGGAACATTGGTTCGGACACTAGCGTTAGGGTATCAGGCTGTTGGTATCTACGAATCCCGGAGTCATGCCGCGTATTGGGATGGGAAAAACGCACTTGGTGAACCCGTGGCGAGTGGTGTCTATTTCTATAGGTTTACAGCTGGCGACTTCTCAGCGACGCGTAAGATGTTGATAAGGAAGTAA
- a CDS encoding AAA-like domain-containing protein, with the protein MRRFGTQGPVNPEQHYVVARTDELAEFVKRVKEGRYIVIFAPRQTGKTTFFQRAVEVLTAEDLTYFPIQLNFEIYVDCSRSEFYESLTKQISKAIERVFQRRGEALDAALKHFLNNAQITNHLSMMEFFEQVQRFLKYGENSQKIVLIIDEFDGIPTSALKGFLHAFRHTYVTDTTFQCPHSLGIVGVKSIAQLDYDRSVSPFNIHDDFALSNFTLTQVQELFGQYTDEVEQIFAPEVIESIHTQTGGQPFLVNRFAQILTEELDIPKTETITLAHFSAAHIQLVDENNTNLTHLTTNIRRNPRFESLLMRIMLYDEGVPFNLRNELVNELATYGILTKGTDRMCKIANPIYLYCTLQAFKPVVNGLERDYFPEDTDGFQYLTSDGHIQMEQLLNNFQDFIARAGFRILQVPETPQEFIGQHLLFAYLDQFVTSVNGAMYMEVPTGRGRMDLLILHNEKKYIVETKIWRSERGYAVGKQQLATYLATEGVMEGYYIVFDHREVPKPRTETETIDGRTIRSYVVPVVQERPAT; encoded by the coding sequence ATGAGAAGGTTTGGTACACAGGGACCTGTGAACCCTGAACAGCACTATGTTGTCGCTCGGACTGACGAACTCGCGGAGTTCGTAAAGCGCGTTAAGGAGGGACGTTATATTGTCATCTTCGCCCCGCGGCAGACAGGGAAGACAACTTTTTTCCAACGCGCCGTTGAAGTCCTCACAGCTGAAGACTTAACTTACTTTCCTATTCAACTGAATTTTGAGATATATGTGGACTGCAGTCGTTCCGAATTTTATGAATCTCTCACCAAACAGATTAGTAAGGCAATTGAACGCGTTTTCCAAAGACGCGGAGAGGCACTTGACGCAGCACTAAAACATTTTCTCAATAATGCCCAGATAACCAACCATTTGTCAATGATGGAATTTTTTGAACAGGTCCAGCGTTTCCTGAAGTACGGGGAAAATTCGCAGAAAATCGTCCTCATTATTGACGAGTTTGATGGCATCCCTACATCTGCCTTGAAAGGTTTTCTGCACGCGTTTCGACATACTTATGTCACTGACACCACGTTTCAATGTCCGCATAGCCTTGGCATTGTAGGTGTCAAAAGTATTGCACAACTTGATTATGATCGCTCTGTCTCCCCATTCAATATCCATGACGATTTTGCCTTGTCCAATTTTACACTCACACAAGTGCAAGAACTGTTTGGACAATACACCGACGAGGTGGAGCAAATCTTCGCCCCAGAAGTGATTGAATCCATTCATACACAGACAGGGGGCCAACCCTTCCTTGTTAACCGATTCGCCCAGATACTCACAGAGGAACTGGACATCCCGAAAACTGAAACGATTACATTGGCACACTTTTCAGCAGCACACATACAACTTGTGGATGAAAACAATACGAACCTAACACATTTGACCACCAACATCCGCCGAAACCCCCGCTTTGAAAGTCTTCTGATGCGAATCATGTTGTACGATGAAGGTGTTCCCTTCAATCTACGCAATGAACTTGTTAATGAACTCGCCACGTACGGTATCCTTACGAAAGGCACTGACAGGATGTGTAAGATTGCCAATCCAATTTATTTGTATTGCACGCTACAAGCGTTCAAACCGGTAGTCAATGGACTGGAGCGCGACTATTTCCCCGAAGATACCGATGGATTTCAGTATCTCACGTCCGATGGACACATTCAGATGGAACAACTCCTGAATAACTTCCAGGACTTCATTGCCCGCGCTGGCTTTAGGATCCTGCAAGTCCCTGAAACACCCCAAGAGTTCATCGGACAGCATCTCCTCTTTGCCTATCTTGATCAGTTCGTTACCAGCGTGAACGGGGCAATGTATATGGAAGTCCCAACAGGTCGCGGTAGAATGGACCTGCTCATTCTCCACAACGAAAAAAAATATATCGTTGAAACAAAGATTTGGAGAAGTGAAAGAGGTTATGCCGTAGGGAAGCAACAACTCGCGACGTATCTGGCGACAGAAGGTGTTATGGAGGGTTACTACATAGTGTTCGATCATCGCGAGGTGCCAAAACCGCGGACAGAGACAGAGACGATAGATGGACGGACGATTCGGAGTTACGTTGTTCCTGTGGTGCAAGAACGTCCTGCAACGTGA
- a CDS encoding formylglycine-generating enzyme family protein encodes MKTFVLILTSIAAISIAVRVSVAVPEGEETVPGGMVLIFGGEFEMGSNNTPAEQPVHTVHLDAFYMDQYEVTNAEYKAFVLANPEWQKGRIDRRFHEGTYLENWNGNNYPDGKEEHPVTWVSWHAAMAYATWAGKRLPTEAEWEYAARGGWAHQNYPWGTSIDVTRANYNGNVGDTTAVGTYPANNYGLYDMSGNVWEWCLDEYQGNFYRDSPRRNPIAGATRIQDMTGDFKNVHTPRVLRGGSLVTEHQSVEVSTRAESPPRYADFDLGFRCVKDTKP; translated from the coding sequence ATGAAAACCTTTGTCTTAATCCTAACAAGCATTGCGGCTATTTCCATTGCTGTTCGTGTCTCGGTGGCTGTGCCTGAAGGCGAAGAGACTGTGCCCGGAGGTATGGTACTGATTTTCGGAGGCGAGTTCGAGATGGGAAGTAATAACACACCTGCTGAACAACCCGTCCATACGGTCCATCTGGACGCGTTCTATATGGATCAATACGAAGTCACCAATGCCGAATACAAGGCATTTGTCCTTGCCAACCCGGAATGGCAAAAAGGGCGTATTGACAGAAGATTCCATGAAGGAACTTACTTAGAGAATTGGAATGGAAATAACTATCCTGATGGTAAAGAGGAGCATCCGGTTACATGGGTCAGTTGGCATGCAGCGATGGCTTACGCAACGTGGGCAGGCAAACGGCTGCCGACAGAAGCGGAGTGGGAATACGCAGCACGCGGCGGATGGGCACATCAAAACTACCCATGGGGTACTTCAATTGATGTAACCAGGGCAAACTACAACGGAAATGTTGGGGATACCACTGCTGTCGGCACCTATCCTGCCAACAATTACGGTCTCTATGATATGTCGGGCAACGTATGGGAATGGTGTCTTGACGAATACCAGGGTAATTTTTACAGAGATTCCCCGCGTCGGAATCCAATTGCAGGCGCAACTCGCATTCAAGATATGACAGGTGACTTCAAAAATGTTCACACCCCGCGCGTGTTACGTGGCGGATCTTTGGTCACCGAGCATCAAAGCGTTGAGGTTTCTACGCGCGCTGAATCTCCGCCGAGGTATGCAGACTTCGATCTCGGTTTCCGTTGCGTGAAGGATACAAAACCTTAA